The following are encoded in a window of Etheostoma cragini isolate CJK2018 chromosome 7, CSU_Ecrag_1.0, whole genome shotgun sequence genomic DNA:
- the LOC117948067 gene encoding protein lifeguard 2-like, with translation MTKGKLSLANKATNGSFSGEALVSPAPPSYQEATEGTSGPCYSDVEMLTEFTWDDRNIRRVFIRKVYTILMIQLLVTLAVVSLFTFCDPVKDYVQSNPGWYWASYAVFFVTYLTISCCSAPRRQFPWNLILLGIFTFSLSYMTGMLSSYYNTKSVVMCLGITVAVCILVTVFSFQTKFDVTSYQGVLFVFCMVLFVSGLVLALVLPFQYVPWLDATFAVLGAILFTMFLAFDTQLLMGNKRYTMSPEEYVFATLNLYLDIIYIFSFFLQIFGTKHE, from the exons ATGACAAAGGGCAAG CTTTCACTTGCAAACAAGGCCACCAATGGCTCCTTCAGTGGAGAAGCCTTAGTGTCACCAGCTCCTCCCAGCTATCAGGAAGCCACCGAGG GCACCAGTGGTCCTTGCTACAGTGATGTTGAGATGCTCACAGAGTTCACCTGGGATGATCGCAACATCAGGAGGGTCTTCATCCGTAAG GTGTACACAATCTTGATGATCCAGCTTTTGGTCACTCTTGCTGTTGTGTCTCTTTTCACATTCTG TGACCCAGTGAAGGACTACGTTCAATCCAACCCAGGCTGGTACTGGGCCTCTTA TGCTGTGTTCTTCGTCACATATCTCACCATATCTTGCTGCTCTGCACCAAG GAGACAGTTTCCATGGAATTTGATTCTCCTTGGCATCTTT ACCTTCTCACTCTCATACATGACAGGGATGTTGTCCAG CTACTATAACACCAAGTCAGTGGTGATGTGTCTTGGCATCACAGTAGCAGTCTGTATCCTGGTCACAGTCTTCAGCTTCCAAACTAAG TTCGATGTGACATCATACCAGGGCGTGCTCTTTGTCTTCTGCATGGTCCTGTTTGTCTCTGGACTGGTGCTGGCACTTGTCCTCCCCTTCCAATAT GTACCCTGGTTGGATGCCACCTTTGCTGTCCTGGGAGCCATACTGTTTACCATG TTTTTGGCATTTGATACCCAGCTACTCATGGGGAATAAACGTTACACCATGAGTCCAGAAGAGTATGTCTTCGCCACTCTCAACCTCTATTTAGATATTATCTAcatcttctccttcttcctccaaaTCTTTGGAACAAAACATGAGTAA
- the si:dkey-21c19.3 gene encoding sentrin-specific protease 1 encodes MLNKIYEWVSFGNLRNGVPAAEHSDVHRGSGDGPTRRKRPIECLEDGNNIEQDGLIIKKSRMGDLIDTVKVAAEGVKSHSFSVATWMRNNVSPALKNILPASPGPPPGEPQPQPSTSAAVCGGMPSVERNYMDETFAAPSTTLEWKTSKSEWLRNEKSFMGSKVCRRQVCMSPTHREVPKTNGHSVNLPPSITPKLHPPPRLGRPLNLRPYGTPSLHCGVANSSCTSMYEKTFPIKVVQSPTHSTSSGRMHNARPCSTAQESVCDEEKEVYRQLLTMVSGGQSSFFHNGSSHGIVRSHRDFTSFLTTSRRLLQFSSPTGSAAGGTSEGPSSPPSPRVMSSQSSNNLPSPVGASNRPGIQTWSLDIDLSSSRAAPLTSAPSPSALQDNSSQDTQSSAHDGDSVIIVNEQKGKKQDNSSVPCFQAELWIKELTSMYDSRARERRRQIEEQEALAAQLQRQRLSKEGYRSSDVEVHVRVPLEKEVPLTLVIEEPKPLEVKPEFPELTEEMEAEVNRGLRGGNHEVLSEGFGLSLTRKDLQTLSNLNWLNDEVINFYMNLLVERSKDPSLPSVNTFNTFFYPKLRSSGYSAVRRWTKKMDIFSKDILLVPVHLGVHWCLSVVDFRKKAIMYFDSMGGNNDEACTVLFEYLQQESKDKKGKELDTSGWTLHSKKRNEIPQQMNGSDCGMFTCKYADYITKDKPITFTQKHMPYFRKRMVWEILNHKLL; translated from the exons ATGTTGAATAAAATCTACGAATGGGTCAGCTTTGGTAATCTTCGCAATGGTGTACCAGCTGCGGAGCACTCTGATGTACACCGGGGATCGGGAGATGGTCCGACGAGGAGGAAAAGACCAATTGAATG TTTGGAAGATGGAAATAACATCGAGCAAGATGGCTTAATCATAAAGAAGTCTCGAATGG GAGATCTTATTGACACAGTCAAGGTTGCAGCTGAAGGGGTTAAGAGTCACAGCTTCAGTGTGGCTACATGGATGAGGAACAATGTGAGCCCTGCCTTGAAAAATATACTGCCTGCCTCCCCTGGTCCTCCACCTGGAGAACCTCAGCCACAGCCCTCAACATCAGCAGCAGTCTGTGGTGGGATGCCG AGTGTTGAAAGGAACTATATGGATGAGACATTCGCTGCTCCCTCGACAACTTTGGAGTGGAAAACATCCAAATCGG AATGGTTGCGCAATGAGAAGTCCTTCATGGGATCAAAAGTCTGTAGGCGACAAGTGTGCATGAGCCCTACACATCGTGAAGTGCCAAAAACAAATGGGCACTCAGTCAACTTGCCACCCTCCATCACCCCTAAACTGCACCCCCCTCCAAGGCTAGGGAGACCCCTTAACCTCCGACCATATGGAACACCAAG tttgcATTGTGGGGTGGCAAACAGCTCCTGCACCAGCATGTATGAGAAGACCTTTCCCATCAAAGTTGTGCAGAGCCCAACACACAGCACCTCATCAGGGCGCATGCACAATGCCAGGCCCTGCAGCACAGCACAGGAG TCTGTTTGTGACGAGGAGAAGGAGGTCTACAGGCAGCTTCTGACCATGGTCTCTGGTGGTCAGTCCTCTTTCTTTCACAACGGCAGCTCACACGGCATCGTGAGATCACACAGAGATTT CACCAGCTTCCTGACCACCAGCCGCAGACTGCTGCAGTTCTCTTCCCCTACTGGGTCAGCAGCAGGAGGAACTTCAGAGGGACCTAGCAGCCCCCCCAGCCCCAGGGTAATGTCTAGCCAGAGCTCTAACAACCTCCCCAGCCCAGTGGGGGCCTCCAACAGGCCAGGGATTCAGACGTGGTCTCTGGATATTGACCTCAGCTCCAGCAGAGCAGCTCCTCTCACATCAGCCCCATCCCCATCCGCTCTGCAGGATAACTCCTCTCAGGACACACAATCCTCAG CTCATGATGGTGATTCGGTAATTATTGTAAATGAGCAAAAGGGTAAAAAGCAAGACAACTCAAG TGTGCCATGTTTCCAAGCTGAGTTATGGATCAAAGAATT GACTAGTATGTATGACTCTCGGGCAAGAGAAAGACGGAGACAGATAGAAGAGCAGGAGGCCCTCGCTGCCCAGCTGCAGCGACAG CGCCTGTCCAAAGAGGGGTACCGCAGCTCAGATGTGGAGGTCCACGTTCGCGTTCCTTTGGAGAAAGAAGTTCCTTTGACTCTTGTGATAGAAGAACCGAAGCCCTTGGAAGTGAAACCAGAGTTCCCTGAACTCACAGAG GAAATGGAAGCTGAGGTGAACAGGGGGCTGAGAGGTGGTAATCATGAAGTTTTAAGTGAAGGTTTTGGTCTCAGCCTTACACGCAAAGACCTGCAGACACTCAGCAACCTCAACTGGCTCAATGATGAG GTGATTAACTTTTATATGAACCTGCTGGTGGAGCGCAGCAAGGACCCCAGCCTGCCGTCAGTCAACACgttcaacacttttttctatCCCAAGCTGCGGAGCAGTGGCTACTCTGCTGTCCGCCGCTGGACCAAAAAGATGGACATCTTTTCCAAAGACATTCTACTGGTTCCTGTTCACTTGGGGGTGCACTGGTGCCTCTCC GTGGTGGATTTCCGTAAAAAGGCTATCATGTACTTTGATTCCATGGGAGGAAACAATGATGAAGCATGCACAGTATTGTT TGAATACCTGCAACAGGAAAGTAAGGACAAGAAAGGCAAAGAATTGGATACCTCAGGCTGGACTTTGCACAGCAAAAAGCGCAAT GAAATCCCACAGCAGATGAATGGTAGCGACTGTGGAATGTTCACATGCAAATATGCAGATTACATTACCAAAGACAAGCcaatcacattcacacag AAACACATGCCCTACTTCAGAAAAAGAATGGTTTGGGAGATTCTGAACCATAAGCTGTTGTGA
- the mfsd5 gene encoding molybdate-anion transporter — protein MLVTVHFAIISLLALCAGLELTARRLTPPQSTPTAVANPVFRHFQTIFLRAYLLALWADWLQGPYLYKLYRHYSFLESQIAILYVCGLASCVLFAPFSGWLPQILGRRQTCLVFCLSYSACCLTKLSTDYFVLIVGRILGGLSTSLLTTTFESWYVHRHVDVHDFPKEWIPSTFTKAATWNHGLAVGAGLVANLLTEWLHLGPVAPFLLAVPCLMCCGWVVLTDWGKEEAEESSEGDKQKLLFGTPNGGGTRLSARARFSRSCHEALRCLLSDRRVMLLGGVQALFESVLYIFVFLWTPVLDPHGPPLGIVFSCLMASSMAGSLLFRLATSTRYRLQPGHVLCLAVLMAFFSFFMLTFSTVPGQPRPHESFLAFLLLELACGLYFPAVSFLQSRVIPEEKRAGVLAWFRLPLHLLACLGLLALHGEISGTGGGEEGSGTRHMFGGCAVMMLAALMAVVSLFALGRNDTDLRLEGTRGEGEM, from the coding sequence ATGTTGGTGACAGTACATTTTGCCATTATTTCCCTGCTTGCCCTGTGTGCTGGCCTCGAGCTCACAGCACGCCGCCTCACCCCACCTCAGTCTACCCCTACTGCCGtagccaacccagttttccgtCACTTTCAGACTATATTTCTCCGGGCATACCTTTTGGCTTTGTGGGCAGACTGGCTCCAGGGTCCTTACCTCTACAAACTGTACCGCCACTACAGTTTCCTGGAATCCCAAATAGCCATCTTATATGTGTGTGGCCTGGCCTCCTGTGTTCTGTTTGCTCCTTTTTCAGGCTGGCTCCCGCAAATTTTGGGCCGCAGACAGACATGTCTTGTCTTCTGCCTGTCCTACTCTGCTTGTTGTCTCACCAAGCTGTCCACAGACTACTTTGTTTTGATTGTGGGTCGGATATTGGGGGGTCTGTCCACATCCCTGCTTACCACCACATTTGAATCCTGGTACGTGCACCGCCATGTAGACGTTCACGATTTCCCCAAGGAGTGGATCCCTAGTACCTTCACCAAAGCTGCTACCTGGAATCATGGGCTCGCTGTCGGAGCAGGGCTGGTGGCTAACTTGCTGACTGAATGGCTCCACCTCGGCCCGGTGGCTCCTTTTCTCCTGGCTGTTCCCTGCTTGATGTGCTGTGGCTGGGTGGTGCTAACAGACTGGGGCAAGGAAGAGGCCGAAGAATCCTCTGAAggagacaaacaaaaactgCTTTTTGGCACTCCTAATGGAGGTGGGACCCGTTTGTCTGCGAGGGCCCGTTTCTCACGTAGCTGCCATGAAGCCTTGCGCTGCCTGCTGTCAGACAGGAGAGTCATGCTCTTAGGTGGAGTGCAGGCTTTGTTTGAAAGTGTcctatatatttttgttttcctttggaCCCCAGTACTGGACCCTCATGGGCCTCCGTTGGGAATAGTGTTCTCTTGCCTGATGGCTTCTAGCATGGCTGGTTCCTTGCTCTTCCGCTTAGCCACCTCCACACGCTACCGTCTACAGCCTGGCCATGTTCTCTGCCTGGCTGTGCTGATggccttcttctccttcttcatgCTGACCTTCTCCACTGTCCCAGGCCAACCTAGACCTCATGAGTCATTTCTGGCCTTCCTGTTGCTGGAGCTCGCCTGTGGGCTCTACTTCCCTGCAGTCAGCTTTCTCCAGAGCAGGGTGATCCCAGAGGAGAAACGGGCCGGTGTGCTGGCTTGGTTCCGGCTGCCTCTGCACCTGCTGGCCTGCCTTGGGCTGCTTGCCCTTCATGGAGAAATATCAGGAACaggtggaggggaggagggCAGCGGAACCAGACACATGTTTGGAGGCTGTGCCGTCATGATGCTGGCAGCTTTGATGGCTGTAGTCAGTCTGTTCGCGCTGGGCAGAAACGACACAGACCTGAGACTGGAAGGAACCAGAGGTGAGGGGGAGATGTAA